The region AAGCCATACAGGGAGCATAAAGCCCTATTCCAAGGGTCATAAGTGCACCCAATACAAAGTTACCTATAACTGCTATAACCAATTTAACACCAGAGAGACCAACAGCGTCTCCACCAGATGGAAGTATTCCTAATTTACCGGCCAACATAATCGCTGCAACAATTATTAAAGCTATACCCATATAAAGCTGGACCTTCTTTTCGTCCAATTTAGATACATATCCCGCACCTAAAAGAGCTCCTAAAGTGGCAGCTACAAGCATAGATACAAGGGTGATTAAATCGACCTTTACATCTTTGATAAAAATAAGTGCTTCAATAACGATGGGAATAGTCATAGCCGCATTTAAAGTTCCGGGGATAATCCTGTCATTGACCAATTTAAACTGCTTAAATATAGCAGTCATAGGTGCAAATCCACCTATTCCAAGTGTGTCAAAAAAACAGATTATAAATCCAATACCACTTAGGGCTACTTTATTTTCCTTCTCTAATCTATTATTTATCTTAGCTTCTTTATAGTCTTTAAAAAAGACCATCAAATACCACAATCCCATACAAGATAGGATTCCTAATAAAATCTTAACCATATTTCCTCCTTCTACAAAAAACAATATATGTGAAAATAATACCATAATTTGAACAAATTTACCACTTTTTTGTTCCGAATACAATACATCGAAGTCGCTTATAAAACACTAAGAATCCCTAAATAACAACAAGAATTTCTATATAAATTAAAAAATAGCTTAAGTAACGCTTAAAAACTAATGTGATGATGGGTTAATCTACCCACGCCTTTTGTCTTCTTAATCTTTTCCCTATTGTAAAAATTATCTATTTTAGTTAAAATATAATAGAAGCTTTTTAATATCTAGGAGGGAATTCAATGAAAATTCTTCATATTATATCTCAAAAACCAAGTGATACTGGCAGCGGGATCTATTTACAAAACATAATAAAAGAATTTACCGGTTTAAATCATTCTCAAAGTTTAGTTTACGGCGGTGAATCCCAAGGAAATTTAAAAGATATCGATGTTTTCTCCACCTATGAAGTTGTTTTTAACAGTTCTGAACTACCCTTTCCAGTTGCCGGTATGAGTGATACCATGCCGTATAAAAGTACCATCTATAAGGAAATGGATAATTCCATGGTGAGTCTTTATGAAGCTGCCTTTAAAAAACAAGTTTTAAAAGCTGTGGAGGAGTTTAGCCCGGATTATATCCTCTGTCATCATCTGTATTTTTTGACTGCATTAGTTAAGGAATGGGTCAAAGATATTAAGATCATTGGATTTTGTCATGGAACCGACCTCAGGCAAATGAGGTCACATAATTTAAAAAATAGTTTTATCCGTGAAAAAGTTAAAAAATTAGATAAAATTATAGCCCTGCACGAAGTTCAAAAAAAAGAGATCCAGGAGATCTACAATGTCGAACCTCATAAAATTATCCCCCTTGGAATAGGATTTGATAATAAAATTTTTCATCCTTTAGATACAGAAAAAAATAATGAAATAATCGATATTATCTTTACCGGTAAGATCTCCTATGCTAAGGGGATCCAATATTTAATAGAGGCTTTTTCTTCCCTTAAAACAGATAAACAAATAAGGCTTAACTTAATTGGAATGGGGCATGGTGTGGAATATGAAAACATCTTATCCCAAAGTAAAGGCAGTAAAAACGAGATAAAATTTTGGGGGATGGTTGATCAAATTAAACTAAAGGAAATCTACAATAAGGGTCATATATTTATCCTTCCGTCCCTATATGAGGGCTTACCCTTAGTTTTAGTAGAAGCTCTAGCCTGCGGGCTGAGGGTTATCACATCTGATCTTCCCGGGATAAAACCTTGGTTTGGAGATGTGAT is a window of Psychrilyobacter piezotolerans DNA encoding:
- a CDS encoding sulfite exporter TauE/SafE family protein, translated to MVKILLGILSCMGLWYLMVFFKDYKEAKINNRLEKENKVALSGIGFIICFFDTLGIGGFAPMTAIFKQFKLVNDRIIPGTLNAAMTIPIVIEALIFIKDVKVDLITLVSMLVAATLGALLGAGYVSKLDEKKVQLYMGIALIIVAAIMLAGKLGILPSGGDAVGLSGVKLVIAVIGNFVLGALMTLGIGLYAPCMALVYALGLSPLVAFPIMMGSCAYLMPAATAKFIREGAYHREATLWSTIFGSIGVVVAAYLVKSLPINILTWVVMGVVLYTSLNLLKDAFSSKSQDPLKV
- a CDS encoding glycosyltransferase family 4 protein, coding for MKILHIISQKPSDTGSGIYLQNIIKEFTGLNHSQSLVYGGESQGNLKDIDVFSTYEVVFNSSELPFPVAGMSDTMPYKSTIYKEMDNSMVSLYEAAFKKQVLKAVEEFSPDYILCHHLYFLTALVKEWVKDIKIIGFCHGTDLRQMRSHNLKNSFIREKVKKLDKIIALHEVQKKEIQEIYNVEPHKIIPLGIGFDNKIFHPLDTEKNNEIIDIIFTGKISYAKGIQYLIEAFSSLKTDKQIRLNLIGMGHGVEYENILSQSKGSKNEIKFWGMVDQIKLKEIYNKGHIFILPSLYEGLPLVLVEALACGLRVITSDLPGIKPWFGDVINNSNMITYIDIPERVSQDQLKKQNEDVYKENIKRALLNSLDTLHHMDHDISLDRFTWKNLTSQLDDILKNIKKQRDIASR